Proteins from a single region of Neodiprion virginianus isolate iyNeoVirg1 chromosome 4, iyNeoVirg1.1, whole genome shotgun sequence:
- the LOC124303547 gene encoding sorting nexin-12, whose translation MADTTVDATRRLNVKKQTLDDAYAAPANFLEIDVINPITHGVGKKRYTDYEVRMRTNLPVFKVKESSVRRRYSDFEWLRNELERDSKIVVPPLPGKAWKRQMPFRGDDGIFEEDFIEDRRKGLEIFVNKIAGHPLAQNERCLHMFLQEPVIDKNYVPGKIRNT comes from the exons ATGGCTGACACGACGGTGGACGCAACACGGCGCTTGAATGTCAAAAAACAAACGTTAGACGACGCGTACGCGGCGCCAGCAAACTTTCTCGAAATCGATGTGATCAATCCGATTACTCACGGCGTCGGCAAAAAGCGATACACTGATTACGAAGTTCGAATGAGG ACAAATCTCCCTGTATTCAAAGTCAAAGAGTCCAGCGTGAGAAGACGATACAGTGACTTTGAATGGCTCCGAAACGAACTGGAACGAGATAGCAAG ATAGTAGTGCCACCATTGCCTGGCAAAGCATGGAAGCGTCAGATGCCATTTCGAGGTGATGATGGAATATTTGAAGAAGACTTTATCGAAGACCGGCGAAAAGgtcttgaaattttcgtgAATAA aatagCTGGCCACCCATTAGCGCAAAATGAACGATGTCTCCACATGTTCCTGCAAGAGCCAGTCATAGATAAGAACTATGTTCCtggaaaaatacgaaacacgTAA